In the Hevea brasiliensis isolate MT/VB/25A 57/8 chromosome 8, ASM3005281v1, whole genome shotgun sequence genome, GATCAAGTGGGCAAAAGCAGACAATATTAATTAATTGAGCCGGATCGTTACATAAGGGGCCAAATATTATTCTCTTAATTTTAAGcattgaaagaaaagaaaaaaaaggttcATCTAGTAATTTATATATATGGAGTACAGATAGACTTTTTGCTTGTCAAAGAACATGAAGACTAGATGAATTCAATGATGAGATCATCACACTAACTTTTCCATCGCAATTCCAATGGGATTTAAAACTGAGATCACCAAGTTCAAACTGGAGATTAGTCCTTGCCTATTCCACAACCCTAACCATAATTGGCTTTATATCAGAAAGTTTTAAACACTAGCACATTTGCACCAGGACAACTATCCTAGTATTTTAGAAACCTGCAATTGATTTCTTGTTCCATTAACATATTAATAGCACTAAAAAATATAACATTAAGGGTAAATAATTAAATAGTTCATAAGCCCTTACCACTAAACCACCATAATCTAAGGGAAGATGCTACTTAGCCCAATAATTCTGTACCATTTTGGTGGTGGTAAAGTTAATAATAAGCAATACAAGGATGGTAGTGGTCCTAGCGGGGGGTGATTTGGAATGGGCAAGAAAGGAATAATGAGAGCCATTCAAAATAGAGAAAGGACACAGATTGATTGAAgtcacttatttttttttttatctattttgtcCCAATAGAAACTACCTGCAAGTGTTCCTTTAGTTAAATATTGTATCCTGTATTACACAGCCATGCTTTGTACATAATCGTTGCATTCCATCAGCAACCGATGATCAGATTTTGTTATCATCAGAAAAGTGCAACCAAAAGTTTGGTACTTCGATATCATTATGTTAGCTGAATGATTTATGATCAGATTTCACGACGAGTTATCTATAGCAAATCCgaatcaggaaaaaaaaaaaaaataattcccAACGCATCACAACCTTGTTGATAAAAGCAGTTACTTCCATGTTCATCTGTCCAATTACAACCAACATTAGATATGCTGATGAAACTGGCAACACCATTCCATTCCTTAAAAGAataattctgaaaaaaaaaatataattcctcAAAGATCCTACATTTCGCAGGAAGTTCGACATTGAACTAATCCAATATTCTGAGGCTTTAAACATAAGAAGTATAGTTTACAATAAAAGTACAGTTCTGCAAGATGCCTGAGAATAAATTGGAAAAACCAATAAATGAGAAACTCTATGATATAGGCATGGTTTAGAAAGATACTTTGAATAAGTTTTTCCTACTTAAAATTGGCAAATTATGACGAATGATTACTAAAGAGCATtggaaaataaatataaataaggaGAAATAAGGCAGTTTATTCACCGagatttatgatttttattttgcTGAGCATGGGAATTGCTATGAGAACTGAAGAGAGCTTATTCCAAAGATTATGGCCTAGTTCAGCATATTCTTATGCTGTTTAGCTACATTGCTGCAATTAATGAAATCTTCCAGTGTCCAGCAAACCATCTTTTATGTCCTGCATAACAAAAATTaagtgaaaattaaaaataaacgaGGAAAAATGAAAATGAGACAGAGAATTGCAATAAAATAGCACAGTTACTTGCGCTTTACATTTTATAGCAAAGCTAGCCTCTGTTCATCCTGTTGAAGCCTTCTCATTCTTCATTATCATATGGAATGACTTAACTCGGTCCTCCTCCACCATGTCTCTTAAGACATCGTCTTCAATCTTTTCCGCTTGCCAGCGAGAAGGTCCCTCCACAAATGCCTCGCTGAATATCATACTAGACACCCACTCTTTCCATGTTGTTCTACTATATTTGTCCTCTTCAAGAGTACCAGTTGCCAGGAGCTGATACACATAGACCACCTTTTGTTGACCTGGCCTGAAGGCCCTTGCAATAGCCTGCTTTGTCTTGGAAGGATTCCACTCTGAGTCCAATAGAATTACCCGTGAAGCTGCTGTCAGGCTAATGCCTTCAGCACAAGCTGTAATTGATGCGAGAAGCACCCTTGAAGGACCAACGGGTTCCTCAAACTTATCAATCACTCTTCCTCGTTCAAACAGCTCCAGGTCCCCTGTCAGGACCATAATTTCTCTACCCTTCTGCCACCTAAAGACGTTCTCAAACAATTCAACAAATAAATTTATGGGTGCAATGTTATGGCAAAATATCAGAACCTTCTCCTTCTTGACTATACGATACACAAGATTCAAGACAAACATCACTTTGGACCCCTTTTTGAAATCAAACTTCAGCTTCTCAATCTGCACCATTTCCGCCCAATTAAAGAATTTGTTAACACAATTAGAAGTTTTGACCAGCCAAggatgtattgatgcaagagttaTCAAAAGCTCTAATTCCAGTGGATATCCAGGGTATGCAGCCATAATCCTGTGGAGTTTCACCAAAATCTCATGTTGTATATCTGTTGAATTCATCAATATAGTGTATATCTGTAAACCTGGAAGTCCATCAGAAGCTCCACCTTCATACGCATCGATAAAACCACTTGTGATGTTTCTCAGCATATTTATACCCTGCATTCTTTCTTCACTTACATTCGAATCAATTTTCCTTGCAATGTTATCCAGGAAGAATTTTCTGGCTCGGGATTCTAACAAATGTCTTGCTTTCTCCTctcctttcttttttctcttgAACTTTGGGTCTAATTCCTTCAAAACTTCTCTTATGAACTTTGGTCTTGCCAGGCAAAGGGTATTGAAATATTCACAGAAATTATTCTGAAACAAAGTACCTGAAAGCAATATCCTGAGATCAGTGTGGACTTTCATCAAAACCTTTCTTAACCTTGATTTTGTACTCCTGGGGTTGTGCCCTTCATCTAGTACTAAGAGTCCTGGACTTTCACGCAACACTTTAGCCATATATTTTCTGTGAGCGAAATTTGAATCTTCTCGCATTAGTGTCAGAAATGAGGTATAACCCATGACAAGAACACTTGGTTGCGCATGCCACTTTTGAATTTTCTCCAAGCAATCCAAAACATGCCTGACATCTTGACTGGGTTTTGGACCTCCTCGAAATGTTACTGTGTTCTGCCTGAACACTCGATATGTTCTGCGGCCATGGATTAGATGAACTGGGATAGGAATTTGCCACTTAATAAATTCCTTGTACCAAGTATAGAGTGTTGTCTTGGGAGCAAGGACCAAAGGCCGATTTCCTGGAAACAACTTCAAGTAACTAGTTAGGAATGCAATAATGAGAAAAGTTTTTCCAGCTCCTGGAGTATGAGAGACAACACAACCACCTATCTTCTTGGATCCTTTCTCCATACGTGCTGGAATTAAGGACCCAGCAATATTTTTCCACAAGAACTCAAAAGCTTTTTTCTGGTGCAAGTGCAACTTCATTCTAAGATCAGGTATTAAAGCCCagacattattattattttcttctgAGAAAGACATGTCTTCATTGGAAACACAATTGCTAAAAAGATTTAAGTCTCCTTCACCTTGATTCAGCACTGAATCTTGTTCATTGAATGGCTTAATTTCTGCAGTCCAGCCTACATTTTCAACCTAGGGGAAAAAAAAGATAATCATCAGATAACTGTTTGAAGCTTAGATACAGCAAGATATAATGTTGGAAGTTGAATGCAGAAAATCTGATGTCCATCTTGAAAAAGTTCGCCACTACCAGCCATGGTCAAAGACTGGCCAAAATGAATAGCCTAGGCTCCAAAGAAAATTTTGTTTAAGTtacagttaaacaacacattcTGCTAGATTTCTTAGTAGATTAAAATCATTGGAAATAAGAGTTGTCTCTCTTCCCTGCATAGTCTGTAAGTGTGAcagaagaagaaataaaaataatggGATATATTAAAGGCAAAGAGGGAACAATAGTAGAAGTACTTCCATTCATGGTTTAACTTACAAATGGTGCTGTAATGTATTTTACTTCAGTGCTCACAAAGCCACATATATGACATAAAATCCCAATTTCTTCATCCAGTTTGAATTCATGCTGGCAATATTCAGTTGATTTTTGCAAGATCTCGGTGGGAATTCGAACCTGAGAATCCTTATACCAAGCTGAATTAGAGATAAAGAAGAAAAGTACCATACAAATGGATGTACctaaataaatatatgcaaaAATGTAGGGTCAGGAGGGTTGAGGGACAGGGAATCAGGGAATAAGAGAGGCAACGCATGAATATGTACCTGAGATATAAAAGAACCAAATACTCAATAAAATTTAACAAATTATACCTCATTCTCTTCAAGAAGATAAGCTGATGCCAAAGAGAGTTCCATTTCTCTCCACAGCATTTCAGTTTCAGGGTTTTCTTCCTCATCCTCAGTTGCTGATGGCTTTATTTTCTCACTTTGGACTGTGCGACTTCTCGCTTTAAATTCTTCCCACTGATCAATGATATGTGGTTCCTCTTTAGACATAATTGTTGAATCAATATTCTTCATATAAGATTTGATGAGTTTATCGTATGCACCTGCACTTAAGGTTGTCCTCTTATATGTCAGCGGCTCACCAGAATTATCCCTTCTTGAATATATAGGACGATACCTCCCAATTTGAACTCTGTTAATAGGTGGTCTTCCTTTCCGTCTTCTTTCAAACACCATATCTTCTATTTCAAAAGAATTCTTGCTTCGTACAGCAATGGAACCTTTTGTGCTATGATAACCAAATGGGATCACATTGGTCTCTTGCAAATAGTTTTTAGAAGTCTTGGCAGGGCACTCAAATTGTTCAAAGGCTACTGGATCACTTTCACTGGGCACAGGAACAATAGCAAGTTCAGTTTGTTGTTCCCTTTGCTTAACCATACTGGATTTAACCATTCTTGATTTAGTCTTGAATCTGGAAACAGGAATGTCATCCAGAGATTCTAATGCAGAAGAAACTCCCATTTCTCCCTCAGTTCGCTGTGCAGAAGAACTTGCATTTGGACAAAACAGAATTGACAGTGGCAAGAACACTTCATCTTTCTTCCATTTTTCTGGCGTGTACGGCCTGGTTCGAACCCAGCCAACTTCTTCTTCGGAAGGAACATCACAGCCAAGGAATCTATCAGGTTGGACATTTCGACGCTTGGATCGCCGCAAGTTCATAACATTATAAACTGGTGATGTTTCATCTGAATCAGCCTTATGCATGTCAAGAGCAGGACCAGGCTCACTAGCATCATCAGGAGCGAATTGCAGCACAATTGGTGTTAAAATATCATTATCTACATTGAAATTTACAGAATTCAAatgattattatattttattgagCTGCAATCATCATCACAGCCCAAAATTTGATAGACAATTTTGTTTTGAACTGCTCTCACATCAAATGTAATTTCCTTCAAAACAGATGCCACTACTAGCCAACTTATGTCAGAGGAAAACTTCCCTATAAACAATTTAGTTCTTTGCACACAAGAACAATCTTCAGAGAAATCCCAACGGTAGAACTGACCTTCACAAGGATTTTTCTGAAGCTTTTGAAGGATGCAAATTTGGTCTATTCCTACTACTTCAATATCTTTGCTAAGTGTTGCTTTCTCTGATCCAAGAGGACCTTGGTTAACATAGCGTTTAACAAAAAACTGGCATTCACATCGAGATTCATGAGGCTTCCTTTCTATAGAATTTATTTTAGCATCAGCCCACACCTGCACAATAAAGGGAATCTGGAAATCAACTCGAATGTGGTAGTTGCAACTTTAGAAGCTAAGTAAAAGTTGCAAAATTAAAAGGGCAGTACTTTCACACAACAACATTCGTTATGCATTAAGGAATCAATGTTCTTATGAAATACATGATATGTTGAATACGCAATGAAAATTTTGTGGAAGCATGTTTAAGTCAGAAAGTACTGCATAGTAGTTGAGTCATTTAATAAGTAAAGAAATAAGATAAGAGTTATCCGTCATCCATTCCACATGACAAAGCTTTCAGTTATGGAGCACTATGACAAGGTAACAAACGAGATCAAAATGTTCTTACCActgaattttcttcattttgaggagatggaagcACACAAACATCAATACCAGGCCTCAAAAACCAGGTGCAATCAGATATCATTGCTTGCCTTGACTTTACACGAATGTTTGAGACAGGACCCTTCTCTTCAATCACATGATGATTATCAGTAAAATGAATGGTCATAACCCCATATTTAATCTCTATGAGCTCCACATCCTGCCATTTACCATTGTTCAAGGCCTCAAAAGCTGTGAGATAGAATATCAGTGAGATCGTATTAGAACTATTTCAATGGCAGAATGATCATATAGCATTGTGCATAAAAATGTTTCTGGCATTCCAGAACCATatgaaaatgagactatttatcaTTTCAACAACCTAAAATGTCTATCCCTTATAACCAAAAGCACCAGAAATGGCTTCCGTGCAGTTTCCTACTAGTAACATAACAATAAGTATTTTAAAATTCAAGATTGTCTAGACTAATGCTTCATTATCAATCTGCAACATATGATGATTTATCTTGCTCAACCAATTTTAGACCTCACCAAACATCATTGGTATCCATTATAATCGCCAACCCCCGTTTTTCCGAGAAGACTTCAAAGTGAAAAGTAGTTTTCAGCATATATAAGCCCAACATTGAACTCAAaagtgaatttaatagtactggtAAAATTTGCTGTCTTTAAGTCAAGACTAGCAAGATGACAAACACACCTAGAACTTTCTTTTTTTCAGTGTAGAATTCACACTCAGAACTAAAAAAGCACACGCAAATTTGTGGTCTCACTCCCAAAAAAAATCATAAGAAATGGCAGATAAACAAGAAAAACTAGAAAGAGGGAGGAGGTTATGCTTACGGTGTGTATTAAATGGATGCTTGGATTCGTGTAAGTGCTTTCTCTTCATTGTTGACTAGCTAACAGGCTCAGCAATAATGGATATGTGAGGTCACTCGCCACTGCACTGACTGGTCAATTAGAGACATTTCAATTTTGAGTCATAGTAATCCAAacagaatattttttttttccagaagAATAGATCCTGCTAGTGGTGGGACAAGAACAACAAAACAAAGTggcttttctttattttatttatcattttcaGGAATGACTAATCCCAGAAAATATGCCAACAGTGCTACATTCCACATTATCAATATTCCAAACCATAATTATACACATAAAACAATGCAGGTTAAGGTTTTGTCACAGACTCACTTTTCACCTTCTGATTTTCTTTTTCCACCAACAAGAAAATGGAGGGAAaatgaaaaaaggaaaaaaaaatgtaattttcATTACCAATATGGATGTGATCAAcaggaaaagaaaatgactttTAGTGTTAACCATAGACCATGATTAGTGGTTAACTTTCAAAGAACCTTCTCTGTTTCTTTTCGACACCTATTCACTAGAAACTGTAGTCATTCAAAAGAGTAAGAAATTATTGGTAAAGAGAGACACTCCTCATAGTCATCCAATCATGAATGGCTGTTAAGGCAATAGATTTTTACATGCAAACCAAATCACCATttgattattttcttttaaaaaagagaaaaaagggaaaataaaaaacTCACTTCAAATGGCAAAAAAATTCTTGCTTTCCATACCCACGACAAAAGCCAACACTGATCAGACCATAACAACACAATAAATATATCAAAACTGAAAAACTCAAAAGAATCAAATCCATGGATGATATCAGTTTTTATCTAAGAAAGGAAACCACTCGAAACTGTCTTATAAAGCccagtgaaaaaaaaaatgataagaaaAAATGAGAAACACAGTGTCCAAGCAAATTAATTTACCTGAAAACAACTTTTTTTAACAATTTCTGGCTACTAATAAACAGCAATATTCAGGTGAGCCTGATCAAAGAGAGCCAAATTCCGGCTAGATCACCATCGAGATAGTCACACTGAGGACTGAAAATGTAGGAGACATGGAGAAACGAGCATTCACTCAAAAAGAGGGAGTTAAAAAGAGACAGCAAAGCGGAGAAATTTATAAGTAGTCTGAGAATCTCGGGGTTCGAGCAGTTGCATGAGTTAGAGTAAATTCATAGGTACAGTTTGGTTTGGTTGCTTGGTCACCCAACTCAAGTAGCCTCACAGTTAAGGGCCACAAGTGTAAATAAGTTGGGATGAAAAGGGCAGTTTAGGAATGAGATTTTATGATCACTGGCTGTGATTATGTTTCTCGGTTGATGTTGTAGGCCCACAAAAGTGCAGAATTTGATGACATGATCTGAGTAGGTTGGGCAGGTTTTCAAGGCTTTTAGAAAGTAGGCAGATATGCCCTTTTGCAGATAAAAAAAAATGgagtttttttcaaaaaaaatttgaaaGATTTTGCCACAGTTTTGACTCTTTTTGCCTCGagcagataaaaaaaataaattattatttaattttatattttaataaaattaattatttaatttttatattttaaaaaattatattattaattttattaaattttttaatctttttattaataaaaaaatatttttaataaaaaaatatttttaataaaaaataaaaataatatttaaaaaattaaaaattttaaaaatatataaatttaaatttaatttatatatagtataatttttatttttattaaatacataaactaattaattagatCTGTACTGGAGAATTGGGCTGGTGAGAGCAGTGTAGCGTTGTGAGGTCATGTCTTTGGTCATGCAACCGTTGAAGAAATGTGACAGATCCTCAAAATCCATGAATTTGTCACTTTAATGTTCTTAACTAATTTGCATAAAAGATTTGGTGAAGTATATTTTAttcattatctcttttatttcaaatatatttAGTATTTTCtggtttttatttttcaaatttttcttcacaattatttaaaaaaaaaattcgctTCAAAAACCGttataacaataatttaaaagaaatttattttcataaaaaattattataacggtaatttaaaataaaaaataattattcaataaaaataatttagttaataaaaataaaaacatgtattttttttatcaactacAGATTGATTTTATTATGGAgtgcattaaaattatttattttaaatgtacGCAGAGAATACattcttaaaattatttaaaaaggaAATATAGTTTTAATtcgtaaaaatttatttaaaaatattctgACTgtatgttgaaaaaaaaaaggaaattattcAATTTTGAGTAATATGTAATTTTATGCAACCTAAGAATGAAAACAGCTAattattgtgattttaaatggAATAGTTTTTATATTTATGTGAAAAATTTAATGTCTTAATGCACATTTGGAAGCATTTACTGGATTCTTATATGTGAAATTCTATTTATAGATAAATTAGTAAAATCTGCAACATTATTAATTTCCAAATGCAACAATGCATTTAATTACTCACTATTTAACACAAAATCTGAATCATCCTTTtctcattatttaaaaaaaaaaatgctgtGGCTAGCATgagtaatattttaattttacataatatttaaaaataatttaaaaactttttaattgttttaaaatttttataattaaaatatattaagtttaattaagttttaataacttcaaattaatatatttaacgaaatattttctttaatattttacataaaatatttaACGCCCTTATGCTCCATACTCTCCAATACGCACTCCCACATCACAATAAATATTTAGAGGCCCAATGGACCAAAGAAAAACCACTACCCATATTACCTAGTCCAAAACCATTTAACACATGATGGGCTTCCAGGCCCACCCACAATGTCAAACCCATTGCTCAATAAGAACTTTATCCAAGCCCAATAGCACTAAAAAATGCCACCGTAAACTCTTGAGCTCGAATctcaatttttttatgatttaaaaaaaaaaaaatactctcATGCCTACTGTTGATTGCGGAATTGCTGGCAGAAACATCAGGGTAGGAATTGCAGAAACAATCCCCAACACCAACAGGGCAAACAATATACACTTACCCAACTACTAACAAGCTTACATAAACAACTATGCACACTATATAAAGATTCAACTGGAACACTTGAGATGGTACATCTAAAATCACTTACAGATCttgtataacaaaaaaaaaaaaaaaaaaaaaaaaacaaattgcaGGTACAAATTTCATCAGATGCTTCAGGACCTTATCACAAATGTTAACAAACTATATTTCATAGAACACACATAAGAGATGAGAATAAACAGAAAAATGGAGATCAACATATAATCTTTCATTTGAATTGAACTTAAACTTCTTAAAGTTGATCAACGTATTAACATCGACTACTCTTCATCTA is a window encoding:
- the LOC110645546 gene encoding SNF2 domain-containing protein CLASSY 1 isoform X1 — its product is MKRKHLHESKHPFNTHPFEALNNGKWQDVELIEIKYGVMTIHFTDNHHVIEEKGPVSNIRVKSRQAMISDCTWFLRPGIDVCVLPSPQNEENSVVWADAKINSIERKPHESRCECQFFVKRYVNQGPLGSEKATLSKDIEVVGIDQICILQKLQKNPCEGQFYRWDFSEDCSCVQRTKLFIGKFSSDISWLVVASVLKEITFDVRAVQNKIVYQILGCDDDCSSIKYNNHLNSVNFNVDNDILTPIVLQFAPDDASEPGPALDMHKADSDETSPVYNVMNLRRSKRRNVQPDRFLGCDVPSEEEVGWVRTRPYTPEKWKKDEVFLPLSILFCPNASSSAQRTEGEMGVSSALESLDDIPVSRFKTKSRMVKSSMVKQREQQTELAIVPVPSESDPVAFEQFECPAKTSKNYLQETNVIPFGYHSTKGSIAVRSKNSFEIEDMVFERRRKGRPPINRVQIGRYRPIYSRRDNSGEPLTYKRTTLSAGAYDKLIKSYMKNIDSTIMSKEEPHIIDQWEEFKARSRTVQSEKIKPSATEDEEENPETEMLWREMELSLASAYLLEENEDSQVRIPTEILQKSTEYCQHEFKLDEEIGILCHICGFVSTEVKYITAPFVENVGWTAEIKPFNEQDSVLNQGEGDLNLFSNCVSNEDMSFSEENNNNVWALIPDLRMKLHLHQKKAFEFLWKNIAGSLIPARMEKGSKKIGGCVVSHTPGAGKTFLIIAFLTSYLKLFPGNRPLVLAPKTTLYTWYKEFIKWQIPIPVHLIHGRRTYRVFRQNTVTFRGGPKPSQDVRHVLDCLEKIQKWHAQPSVLVMGYTSFLTLMREDSNFAHRKYMAKVLRESPGLLVLDEGHNPRSTKSRLRKVLMKVHTDLRILLSGTLFQNNFCEYFNTLCLARPKFIREVLKELDPKFKRKKKGEEKARHLLESRARKFFLDNIARKIDSNVSEERMQGINMLRNITSGFIDAYEGGASDGLPGLQIYTILMNSTDIQHEILVKLHRIMAAYPGYPLELELLITLASIHPWLVKTSNCVNKFFNWAEMVQIEKLKFDFKKGSKVMFVLNLVYRIVKKEKVLIFCHNIAPINLFVELFENVFRWQKGREIMVLTGDLELFERGRVIDKFEEPVGPSRVLLASITACAEGISLTAASRVILLDSEWNPSKTKQAIARAFRPGQQKVVYVYQLLATGTLEEDKYSRTTWKEWVSSMIFSEAFVEGPSRWQAEKIEDDVLRDMVEEDRVKSFHMIMKNEKASTG
- the LOC110645546 gene encoding SNF2 domain-containing protein CLASSY 1 isoform X3 encodes the protein MKRKHLHESKHPFNTHPFEALNNGKWQDVELIEIKYGVMTIHFTDNHHVIEEKGPVSNIRVKSRQAMISDCTWFLRPGIDVCVLPSPQNEENSVVWADAKINSIERKPHESRCECQFFVKRYVNQGPLGSEKATLSKDIEVVGIDQICILQKLQKNPCEDNDILTPIVLQFAPDDASEPGPALDMHKADSDETSPVYNVMNLRRSKRRNVQPDRFLGCDVPSEEEVGWVRTRPYTPEKWKKDEVFLPLSILFCPNASSSAQRTEGEMGVSSALESLDDIPVSRFKTKSRMVKSSMVKQREQQTELAIVPVPSESDPVAFEQFECPAKTSKNYLQETNVIPFGYHSTKGSIAVRSKNSFEIEDMVFERRRKGRPPINRVQIGRYRPIYSRRDNSGEPLTYKRTTLSAGAYDKLIKSYMKNIDSTIMSKEEPHIIDQWEEFKARSRTVQSEKIKPSATEDEEENPETEMLWREMELSLASAYLLEENEDSQVRIPTEILQKSTEYCQHEFKLDEEIGILCHICGFVSTEVKYITAPFVENVGWTAEIKPFNEQDSVLNQGEGDLNLFSNCVSNEDMSFSEENNNNVWALIPDLRMKLHLHQKKAFEFLWKNIAGSLIPARMEKGSKKIGGCVVSHTPGAGKTFLIIAFLTSYLKLFPGNRPLVLAPKTTLYTWYKEFIKWQIPIPVHLIHGRRTYRVFRQNTVTFRGGPKPSQDVRHVLDCLEKIQKWHAQPSVLVMGYTSFLTLMREDSNFAHRKYMAKVLRESPGLLVLDEGHNPRSTKSRLRKVLMKVHTDLRILLSGTLFQNNFCEYFNTLCLARPKFIREVLKELDPKFKRKKKGEEKARHLLESRARKFFLDNIARKIDSNVSEERMQGINMLRNITSGFIDAYEGGASDGLPGLQIYTILMNSTDIQHEILVKLHRIMAAYPGYPLELELLITLASIHPWLVKTSNCVNKFFNWAEMVQIEKLKFDFKKGSKVMFVLNLVYRIVKKEKVLIFCHNIAPINLFVELFENVFRWQKGREIMVLTGDLELFERGRVIDKFEEPVGPSRVLLASITACAEGISLTAASRVILLDSEWNPSKTKQAIARAFRPGQQKVVYVYQLLATGTLEEDKYSRTTWKEWVSSMIFSEAFVEGPSRWQAEKIEDDVLRDMVEEDRVKSFHMIMKNEKASTG
- the LOC110645546 gene encoding SNF2 domain-containing protein CLASSY 1 isoform X2, giving the protein MKRKHLHESKHPFNTHPFEALNNGKWQDVELIEIKYGVMTIHFTDNHHVIEEKGPVSNIRVKSRQAMISDCTWFLRPGIDVCVLPSPQNEENSVVWADAKINSIERKPHESRCECQFFVKRYVNQGPLGSEKATLSKDIEVVGIDQICILQKLQKNPCEGQFYRWDFSEDCSCVQRTKLFIGKFSSDISWLVVASVLKEITFDVRAVQNKIVYQILGCDDDCSSIKYNNHLNSVNFNVDNDILTPIVLQFAPDDASEPGPALDMHKADSDETSPVYNVMNLRRSKRRNVQPDRFLGCDVPSEEEVGWVRTRPYTPEKWKKDEVFLPLSILFCPNASSSAQRTEGEMGVSSALESLDDIPVSRFKTKSRMVKSSMVKQREQQTELAIVPVPSESDPVAFEQFECPAKTSKNYLQETNVIPFGYHSTKGSIAVRSKNSFEIEDMVFERRRKGRPPINRVQIGRYRPIYSRRDNSGEPLTYKRTTLSAGAYDKLIKSYMKNIDSTIMSKEEPHIIDQWEEFKARSRTVQSEKIKPSATEDEEENPETEMLWREMELSLASAYLLEENEVRIPTEILQKSTEYCQHEFKLDEEIGILCHICGFVSTEVKYITAPFVENVGWTAEIKPFNEQDSVLNQGEGDLNLFSNCVSNEDMSFSEENNNNVWALIPDLRMKLHLHQKKAFEFLWKNIAGSLIPARMEKGSKKIGGCVVSHTPGAGKTFLIIAFLTSYLKLFPGNRPLVLAPKTTLYTWYKEFIKWQIPIPVHLIHGRRTYRVFRQNTVTFRGGPKPSQDVRHVLDCLEKIQKWHAQPSVLVMGYTSFLTLMREDSNFAHRKYMAKVLRESPGLLVLDEGHNPRSTKSRLRKVLMKVHTDLRILLSGTLFQNNFCEYFNTLCLARPKFIREVLKELDPKFKRKKKGEEKARHLLESRARKFFLDNIARKIDSNVSEERMQGINMLRNITSGFIDAYEGGASDGLPGLQIYTILMNSTDIQHEILVKLHRIMAAYPGYPLELELLITLASIHPWLVKTSNCVNKFFNWAEMVQIEKLKFDFKKGSKVMFVLNLVYRIVKKEKVLIFCHNIAPINLFVELFENVFRWQKGREIMVLTGDLELFERGRVIDKFEEPVGPSRVLLASITACAEGISLTAASRVILLDSEWNPSKTKQAIARAFRPGQQKVVYVYQLLATGTLEEDKYSRTTWKEWVSSMIFSEAFVEGPSRWQAEKIEDDVLRDMVEEDRVKSFHMIMKNEKASTG